A window of Hevea brasiliensis isolate MT/VB/25A 57/8 chromosome 14, ASM3005281v1, whole genome shotgun sequence contains these coding sequences:
- the LOC131172832 gene encoding putative disease resistance protein RGA3, translating to MAGQIPFSILEQVLTKLGSLAFQEIGLVCCARDDLKKLGNSLSTVKAVLVDAEEKQEQSDAVRIWIGRLQDIVYEAEELVDEMATHDLRGMVQGQRKVATQVLDFFSSSNQIWFRLKVGHRIKDIREKLKEVENEISSLNLEKKIIIDVRDKSSGRETSSVLKPDIIGREKDKEKMTLSLLNPTSSQGSVSVNAIVGIGGLGKTALAQLVYNDGKVKNYFEKKMWVCVSEEFEVKLLVKKILGSATNSEVLNLELEELHIRLKGNLEGKRYLLVLDDVWNEDQKKWDDLKAYLLVGAPGSKILVTTRSTRVASVMGVDSPYVLQALADNEAWDLFEKLAFGEWGGGVNPNLIKIGREMVKKCKGVPLAIRSLGSLMRLKTKESEWSSILESDLLKSFQTNGNVLSVLKLSYYHLPTYLRQCFTYCAMFSKDYEFDKETLIRLWIAQGYIVCSSKDDDLEDIGDQYFNELSSRSFFHQSESMNGYKMHDLIHDLAQSMAKDRYFAVENVCEGIHHVYWPCSLNEIEMLVKVKGMRTLFFESFPESVTFKKGTNFQRLRALHLGWNIKGVPNSIARLKYLRYLDISRCKMETLPKSINNLQNLQTLILSYCRRLRELPRDIEKLISLRCLMINGCESLRCMPIGLGKLTCLRQLSDFVVAWDEGSKGAMLNELNSLNQLKGRIVLHDLINVENVEIESNQVNLREKKHLQCLVLRWNYSFLYEETRVEKNELFLEKLEPHPNLQSLVVESFMGVRFSSWLSSITNLVEIKLFHCRKLKQLPPLHQLPSLKTLCLEELVSLEYVSDEEPSFLASPSITLFPSLQEIEFMNCYNLRGWWRQERRSGVELAQFPCLSKMQIEDCPKLIVDDGEVIEWGSFRSLQSLSIRFLSELKSLPKGLQFATNLQELIINHCDSLMALPDWIGNLTSLQRLEISYCPDLRSLPEGMHLLTSLQKLKIEGCRELSARCTKEKGVDWPKIAHIPNLEIEPPGF from the exons ATGGCTGGACAAATTCCATTCAGTATCTTAGAACAAGTATTAACAAAGCTGGGGTCGCTTGCTTTCCAAGAAATTGGATTGGTCTGTTGTGCCAGAGATGATCTAAAGAAGCTTGGAAATTCTCTCTCCACTGTGAAAGCTGTACTTGTAGATGCTGAGGAGAAGCAAGAGCAGAGCGATGCTGTGCGAATTTGGATAGGGAGGCTTCAAGATATTGTGTATGAAGCGGAGGAATTGGTAGATGAGATGGCAACTCATGACTTGAGGGGGATGGTGCAAGGCCAAAGGAAAGTCGCAACACAG GTATTGGACTTCTTTTCCTCCTCAAATCAGATTTGGTTTCGTCTCAAGGTGGGCCATAGAATTAAGGACATTAGGGAGAAGTTAAAAGAGGTGGAAAATGAAATTTCTAGCCTCAATTTAGAGAAGAAAATAATAATAGATGTGAGAGATAAAAGTAGTGGAAGGGAGACATCCTCTGTTCTGAAACCTGATATAATAGGCAGGGAAAAAGATAAGGAGAAAATGACTTTGTCATTGTTGAATCCAACTAGTAGTCAAGGAAGTGTTTCTGTGAATGCTATTGTTGGCATTGGGGGCTTAGGAAAGACTGCACTTGCCCAGTTGGTGTATAATGATGGAAAAGTTAAAAATTACTTTGAGAAGAAGATGTGGGTAtgtgtttctgaggaatttgaggtgAAATTGCTAGTTAAGAAGATCCTTGGAAGTGCAACTAATAGTGAAGTTCTTAACTTAGAACTAGAAGAACTGCATATTCGTCTTAAAGGGAATTTAGAAGGGAAGAGGTATTTGTTGGTGTTAGATGATGTATGGAATGAAGATCAGAAAAAATGGGATGATTTGAAAGCTTACTTGTTGGTGGGTGCCCCAGGAAGTAAAATTTTAGTCACCACTCGTAGTACAAGAGTTGCATCAGTCATGGGTGTGGATTCCCCATATGTTTTGCAAGCTCTAGCAGACAATGAGGCTTGGGATTTATTTGAAAAATTAGCATTTGGAGAGTGGGGTGGCGGAGTGAATCCTAACCTAATAAAAATTGGAAGAGAGATGGTAAAGAAATGTAAAGGAGTTCCACTTGCAATAAGGAGTTTAGGAAGCCTCATGCGTTTGAAAACTAAAGAGAGTGAGTGGTCTTCGATTTTAGAAAGTGACTTATTAAAGTCATTTCAAACAAATGGGAATGTTCTTTCTGTGCTGAAGTTGAGTTACTATCACTTGCCCACTTATTTAAGGCAATGTTTCACTTATTGTGCCATGTTTTCCAAAGATTACGAATTTGATAAAGAAACATTGATTCGTTTGTGGATAGCGCAAGGATACATTGTCTGTTCAAGTAAGGATGACGATTTAGAGGATATTGGAGATCAGTACTTCAATGAATTGTCATCTCGATCATTCTTCCATCAGTCAGAAAGTATGAATGGTTATAAAATGCATGATCTTATCCATGATCTAGCACAATCAATGGCAAAGGATAGGTACTTTGCAGTAGAGAATGTTTGCGAAGGAATCCATCATGTATATTGGCCATgttctttgaatgaaattgagaTGTTGGTTAAAGTTAAGGGCATGAGGACATTATTTTTTGAAAGTTTTCCTGAAAGTGTAACATTTAAAAAGGGTACAAATTTTCAAAGGTTACGTGCCTTGCATTTAGGGTGGAATATAAAGGGAGTACCAAATTCAATAGCAAGATTGAAGTATTTGAGATATCTTGACATTTCTAGGTGTAAGATGGAAACGCTCCCAAAGTCCATAAATAATTTGCAAAACTTGCAAACTCTAATACTCTCATATTGTAGAAGGCTTCGAGAATTGCCGAGAGATATAGAAAAATTGATCAGCCTTAGGTGCCTCATGATTAATGGATGTGAGAGCCTAagatgcatgccaattggattgGGGAAATTAACTTGTTTGCGCCAACTGTCAGATTTTGTGGTGGCATGGGATGAAGGCTCTAAGGGGGCTATGCTAAATGAATTGAATAGCCTAAACCAACTTAAGGGAAGGATTGTCCTCCATGACCTTATAAATGTGGAAAATGTTGAGATAGAGTCCAACCAAGTGAATTTAAGGGAAAAGAAACACCTCCAGTGTTTGGTGTTACGTTGGAATTATTCTTTTCTTTACGAGGAGACTAGAGTTGAAAAGAATGAATTATTTTTAGAAAAGCTTGAGCCTCATCCAAATTTACAATCCTTGGTTGTGGAATCTTTCATGGGTGTGAGATTTTCAAGTTGGTTGTCTTCTATCACAAATTTAGTAGAAATTAAGCTTTTTCATTGTAGAAAATTGAAGCAGCTACCACCATTGCACCAACTCCCTTCTCTAAAAACCCTTTGTCTTGAAGAACTTGTTTCTCTGGAGTATGTATCAGATGAGGAGCCTTCCTTTTTGGCATCGCCATCAATTACATTATTCCCATCACTGCAAGAGATTGAATTCATGAATTGCTATAATTTGAGAGGATGGTGGAGGCAGGAGAGGAGGAGTGGGGTTGAACTTGCTCAATTTCCTTGTCTTTCAAAAATGCAAATCGAGGACTGCCCCAAGCTTATTGTAGATGATGGTGAAGTCATTGAATGGGGAAGTTTCAGGAGTCTTCAATCTCTTTCTATTAGATTTCTTTCAGAATTGAAATCTCTACCAAAGGGGCTTCAATTTGCTACAAACCTGCAAGAGCTCATCATCAATCATTGTGATAGTTTGATGGCTTTACCAGATTGGATAGGCAACCTGACATCCCTTCAACGGCTAGAAATTTCCTATTGCCCTGATTTGAGATCGCTGCCTGAGGGAATGCATTTACTGACTTCTTTACAGAAGTTGAAGATTGAAGGATGCCGCGAGTTGTCTGCAAGATGTACGAAGGAAAAGGGTGTGGATTGGCCAAAGATTGCTCACATCCCTAATCTCGAGATTGAACCTCCAGGTTTTTGA